A single genomic interval of Spirosoma linguale DSM 74 harbors:
- a CDS encoding Protein of unknown function DUF2141 (PFAM: Protein of unknown function DUF2141~KEGG: psa:PST_1628 hypothetical protein), which produces MKTIITSLLALALFIGNIAKPCLAQQTTPTTSTSATAAAYKLTVVVSGIEKRSGKLYVGLANNAETFNGESKATAVADVPASGDITVNFEGIPAGRYAVRIYQDLNDNKKMDFSGQMPTEPFGFSNVTMLMGPPTFDQCTFTLDGNKTIQVGMMSL; this is translated from the coding sequence ATGAAAACGATCATCACCAGCCTTCTCGCTCTCGCTTTATTCATTGGTAACATAGCCAAACCTTGTCTGGCTCAGCAAACAACACCTACCACGTCGACATCCGCAACAGCGGCTGCCTATAAACTCACGGTTGTGGTTTCGGGAATAGAAAAACGGTCCGGTAAGCTGTACGTTGGCCTGGCCAATAACGCCGAGACGTTTAACGGCGAATCAAAAGCAACTGCTGTCGCCGATGTGCCCGCTTCTGGAGATATTACCGTAAACTTTGAAGGCATTCCAGCCGGGCGTTATGCCGTACGGATCTATCAGGACCTGAACGACAACAAGAAAATGGACTTTTCGGGTCAGATGCCCACCGAGCCATTTGGCTTCTCGAACGTGACCATGCTCATGGGCCCACCCACCTTCGACCAGTGCACCTTTACTCTGGACGGCAACAAAACCATTCAGGTTGGCATGATGAGTTTATAG